The sequence below is a genomic window from Streptomyces sp. V1I1.
CGCGCCGCACCGTCGAGGAGACGACACTGCGGGCGAAGAGCTATGGGCAGGGCGGTGTGGCCGGCGAGCTGGCGCAGCTGCGGCTGTCGCTGCGTACGTCGATGAGGGCGACGCAGGACGCGCTGCACGCGGGCGTCGCGGAGGACGCCTCGCTGTCCGAGTCGCTCGGACTGTTCCAGCGGCTGAGCGTGCACGGCCACGAGCTCGACGACGAACTGAAGCGGCTGGAGCGCGAGCCGGACCGGGCGACGGTGGCCTCGCTGCTTCCCGGGCTGCGCGAGCGTACGGAGCGGATCACGCACTCTGCCGAGTCTCTGAGGTGGGCGGCGCGGGACCGGGCGCGGAAGTTTGCGGAAGATGATCTGGACGCGCTGAGCACGCAGATCGACGTCGAGGCGGGGGCGTTGCGGCACTGGTCGGACGAGGAGACGCCGGACGGGGCTGCGGGGTCTCAGGCGGCTCAGGCTGCGCCGGCATCGTGGCCGGAGGCCGGGGCCGGTGACGGAGCGGTGCGCGAGCAGACGTGGCCGGAGGCGGTTGCGGGGGCGGGGGTTGAAGGTGGGCCTGAGGCCGGGGCTGGGCCTGTGGCGGGGGCCGGGGCTGAGCCGCAGGCGATCACGGCGCGCGATCCTCGGCAGCAGACGACGTACCCCTGGCAGAAGACCGCCCGTCCCGAGACCACGAATTGACCCACCGGCGGTCCGTCGAAGGTCCATTGGTGATCCATCGGCGGTTCCTCGGCGGTTCCTCGGCGGTTCCTCGGCGGTTCCTCGGCGGTTCCTCGGCGGTTCCTCGGCGGTGCCTGGGTGATCCCTGGGTGATCCGCCGGCCGGGGCGACGCGATCGTTGTCGAGGGGCCGGGCTGCCGTGCGGCGGCTCCTGCGGGTAACCTCCCGCTCATGTCCCGCCATGTCGCGATCGTCACTGATTCAACGGCCTACCTGCCGCCACCGACGATGGAGCGCCACGGCATCATCGCGGTGCCGCTGACCGTCGTACTTGGCGATCAGGCGCTCGAAGAGGGAACCGAGATCTCGGCCCGCTCGCTGGCGCTGGCATTGCAGAAGCGACGCCCGGTGACCACGTCCAGGCCGAGCCCCGAGGTGTTCGCAGAGGCGTACCGCGCGAGAGCGGAGGCCGGTGCGACCGGCATCGTCTCACTTCATCTGTCGAGCGAGTTCTCGGGGACGTACGACGCCGCGGTGCTGGCCGCCAAGGACGCGCCGGTGCCTGTGCGGGTGGTGGACACCGGGATGGTCGCGATGGCCCTGGGGTTCTGCGCGCTCGCGGCCGCGGAGACGGCTGAGGGCGGCGGCACGCTCGACGAGGCGGTAGCCGCCGCGGAGAAGCGGGCCGCGGGCACGTCCGCGTACTTCTACGTCGACACGTTGGACTACTTGCGCCGCGGCGGCCGGATAGGGGCCGCGCAGGCGCTGCTGGGTTCGGCGCTCGCGGTGAAGCCTCTGTTGCAGTTGGACGGTGGCCGGATCGAGATGCTGGAGAAGGTACGTACGGCATCGAAGGCGATCGCCCGGCTGGAGGAGATCGTCATCGACCGGGCGGGCACGAGCAGTGTGGACATCGCGGTGCACCATCTGGCCGCGCCCGAGCGGGCCGCGACGTTGGCGGAGCGGCTGCGGGAACGGGTTCCCGGGCTGGTCGATCTGCATGTCAGCGAGGTGGGCGCGGTGATCGGGGCGCATACGGGACCGGGGCTGTTGGGGGCTGTGGTCTCGCCCCGCTGAGGTGCTGGTGTGGGCGCGCCGAGCGGTCGCTGTCACCCTGGTGAGTGACCGAGTTTTCCACAACGGGGCGGTTTTCCACGGGAATTGGGCCTGCTCAGCGGGTTTTGACGGATGTGCCTAGCGTCTTGTGTCATGGCTCTCCGATCACGTTCCGCAACCAGTGGCCCGGGCCGCGCCCCGGCCTCGGACAGCCGCGCCCGTGACGGCCGCGGCTCAGGCCTGGGCCCTCCCCGTTCAGGGGCCGGCCCCGGCTCGGGCTTTCCCGGTTCAGGGTCGGGCTCGCGCCCGGGGTCAGGCTCGGGCAGCGGTCCCGGCCGTGGCTCGCGGCGTCCGGTTCGCCTCCGTGGCAGGCGAGTGGCCGCCACACCGAGCACGACCGCCCTGCGCCGCCGGGCGGACGCCCTGTTCGAGGGCCCGCAAAGCAGTACGGGCACGAGTCTCGACGCGGCTGTTGGGCGCTCCCGCTCCGAAGGGGGTGGCGGTGGCCGCGCTGCCGCGGACATCGATACGAGTACGGACGCCGGCACTCGGCAGCGGGTGGGGCTTGCGGTGCGGGAGCGGCTGCCGCTGTGGGTGCAGCTCAGATGCGGGCTCGAGCCCAGGGCTCTAGCCGCCCTGGCCGTCGTACTCGTAGTGGCAGCGGTCTTCGCGGCGCAGCACTTCTGGGCGGGGCGGCCACAGACCGTGCGCGCCCCGGAGCTGGTCCAGCAGGGCGCGGCCACGCGGGAGCCGGCGCCGCACCCGTCGCCGGGTCTGCCGCCGTCCGACGCGGGGCCCGGAGGGCGGATCGTCGTCGATGTGAGCGGCAAGGTACGGCGGCCGGGGGTGCACCGGCTGCCGACCGGGTCCCGGGTCGCCGACGCGCTGCGGGCGGCCGGAGGCGTCCGGGCCGGTACGGACCTGACGGGGCTCAACCGGGCGCGGGTGCTCATGGACGGCGAGCAGGTGGTGGTGGGCGTGCTCGTGCCGCCGGGATCGCCGATGACAGGAGCGGGCACGGGCGGATCGGGCGCGGGCGGGGGTGGGCAGACCGCCGGGCCGGTGAGCCTCAACTCGGCGACGGTGGAGCAGCTCGACACCTTGCCGGGGGTCGGTCCCGTACTGGCCCAGCACATCGTCGACTACCGCACCCAGCACGGGGGTTTCCGGTCGGTCGACGAACTCCGCGAGGTCAACGGGATCGGCGACCGCCGGTTCGCGGACCTCCAGCCTCTGGTGCGGCTATGACGACGGCTACGACGCGCCCGGCGGTGCACGCCGCTTCGGGCCACCGGCTGGGGGCTTCCGACCCGCGGCATGAGGGACCGGCAGACCTGCGGCTGGTGCCCCCGGCCGTGGCGGCGTGGGCCGCGGCGGCTGTGGCGGTCGGCGCGCGGGGGTGGTGGACAGTGCTGGTCGTGACGGCCTGTGTCGTCGCCGCGGGGCTGTTACTGGCTCCGGCGACGGCCCGGGCGATGCGGGCGGTGCGGGCGGTGCGGGCTGGAGCGGGCACGGGTCCGGCGCCGGCCGGCGATGGCACACAGATCAGCAGGCGCAGGCGCAGGCGCAGGCGTCAGCTCAACGCCACCGCCCTCGCCGCGATGCTGCTGTGCGCCGCGGCGGGCGCGGCCTCGGCCGGACTGCACAGCGCGGATCTGCGGCGCGGGCCGCTGCCGGATCTGGCAGGCCAATACGCATACGTCACCGTCGAGTTGCAGGTCACTGCTGATCCGCGAGCGACCCGGCCCCGCGTCCGCGGCGACGGGACGGCGCGCGGATCCATCATGCTGGACGCCGAGGTGACCCGCGTGACGGCACCGGGTGGTGCGGTCACCGAGACCCGGACGTCCGTCCTGGTGATCGTGCCTTCGGGCGAATCGTCCGCGTCCAACGCGCCTTGGCTGCGGCTGTTGCCCTCGACCCGGCTGCGGCTGACCGGACGGCTCGCGCCGCCCCTGCACGATGACGACAGGTTCGCCGCCGTACTGAGGCCGGAGGGGGACGGTCCGCCGCGGATCACCGGCCCGCCAACCGCCCTCCAGCGCACGGCCGGAGGACTACGGGCCGGACTGCGCGAGGCCACGGACGGGCTCGCCCCGGACGCCCGGGCCCTGCTGCCGGGGCTGGTCGTCGGCGATACCTCACGGATCACGCCCGAGCTGCAGGTCGCCTTCGAGGCGACCGACCTTACGCACCTGCTCGCCGTATCAGGAAGCAACCTGACCGTCGTGCTCGTCCTGCTGATCGGGCCGCCGGGCACGGCCCTGCTGGCCGAACGGCGGGGTCTCGCACCCCGGTTGGGCATCACGCTGCGAGGTACGGCCCTTCTCGGTGGC
It includes:
- a CDS encoding helix-hairpin-helix domain-containing protein, which produces MALRSRSATSGPGRAPASDSRARDGRGSGLGPPRSGAGPGSGFPGSGSGSRPGSGSGSGPGRGSRRPVRLRGRRVAATPSTTALRRRADALFEGPQSSTGTSLDAAVGRSRSEGGGGGRAAADIDTSTDAGTRQRVGLAVRERLPLWVQLRCGLEPRALAALAVVLVVAAVFAAQHFWAGRPQTVRAPELVQQGAATREPAPHPSPGLPPSDAGPGGRIVVDVSGKVRRPGVHRLPTGSRVADALRAAGGVRAGTDLTGLNRARVLMDGEQVVVGVLVPPGSPMTGAGTGGSGAGGGGQTAGPVSLNSATVEQLDTLPGVGPVLAQHIVDYRTQHGGFRSVDELREVNGIGDRRFADLQPLVRL
- a CDS encoding DegV family protein, with translation MSRHVAIVTDSTAYLPPPTMERHGIIAVPLTVVLGDQALEEGTEISARSLALALQKRRPVTTSRPSPEVFAEAYRARAEAGATGIVSLHLSSEFSGTYDAAVLAAKDAPVPVRVVDTGMVAMALGFCALAAAETAEGGGTLDEAVAAAEKRAAGTSAYFYVDTLDYLRRGGRIGAAQALLGSALAVKPLLQLDGGRIEMLEKVRTASKAIARLEEIVIDRAGTSSVDIAVHHLAAPERAATLAERLRERVPGLVDLHVSEVGAVIGAHTGPGLLGAVVSPR